One window of the Mytilus galloprovincialis chromosome 14, xbMytGall1.hap1.1, whole genome shotgun sequence genome contains the following:
- the LOC143058383 gene encoding uncharacterized protein LOC143058383 has translation MASDFNTWKKKELQDFLKKCNQPTFGNKPELIERAKGAKDLGLDINNNAPRDDIKSPLLTPLGEHLPSPTELKEGWSTNCDQFPDFTHKELYNFLVLSRHRSYDASEMGARRQLKAKVFYQEGHISNINCHQISEKCSHCIIKCHCLPSIPTKDKKKKPAYQTWVYLSKVTGRVHNAECNCVAGAGESCSHIAALLYGIADITQQKYSGKIAPTSKACEWIKPRNRNLSPKKSQEMVFNKFKSPDRKVSLYSVNASFSKDLSTPAILSFKERLMNVNPDAGWLMNFPQISDSCENNTSISTLPKLHNINFSYMDTVDITSIECVQHFLSYFDSLKITKDDCSKIEVATREQHKNPLWKQVRRGRLTASKFGNIVRRKVDTEPDNLIKYLLDYTPSFTNAAISWGKDHEQIAIDSYLIRVRESHPPLTATKNGVIINENLPHLGATPDGLVYCPHCNPYHGVIEVKCPYALRDMHPLEAARQSNFCCELDNFGRLRLKRSHSYYYQVQGQLAITKRAWCHFVVWTNKGMEFERICYDKELWENIMLPKLNAFFCSAIVPELFTSRVKRRLKLYN, from the exons ATGGCAAGTGACTTCAATACTTGGAAAAAGAAAGAGTTACAGGATTTTCTGAAGAAGTGTAACCAACCAACTTTCGGAAATAAGCCTGAATTAATAGAGCGGGCAAAAGGGGCTAAAGATCTGGGCCTAGACATAAACAATAATGCACCCCGAGATGATATAAAGTCGCCTCTTCTCACGCCATTAGGTGAACATTTACCCAGTCCAACAGAATTAAAAGAGGGTTGGTCAACTAATTGTGACCAATTTCCGGACTTTACACACAAAGAACTATATAACTTTTTAGTTTTAAGTAGACATAGATCTTACGATGCCAGTGAAATGGGAGCTAGACGTCAACTGAAGGCAAAGGTTTTTTACCAAGAAGGACACATTTCTAACATTAATTGCCACCAAATATCTGAAAAGTGCTCCCACTGTATCATCAAGTGCCACTGTCTCCCATCTATACCAACAAAGGATAAGAAAAAGAAGCCAGCATACCAGACTTGGGTGTATTTGTCGAAGGTTACTGGGAGAGTTCATAATGCTGAGTGCAACTGTGTAGCAGG GGCTGGAGAATCCTGTAGTCACATAGCAGCTCTTCTATATGGCATAGCAGACATAACACAACAAAAATATTCTGGCAAGATTGCACCAACCTCAAAGGCTTGTGAATGGATAAAGCCACGCAACAGAAACCTGTCTCCAAAAAAATCTCAAGAAATGGTATTCAATAAATTTAAGTCTCCAGATAGAAAAGTTTCCCTTTACAGTGTAAATGCATCGTTCTCGAAAGATCTGTCAACTCCAGCAATTCTGAGCTTTAAGGAAAGACTTATGAATGTAAACCCTGATGCTGGCTGGTTAATGAACTTTCCACAAATATCAGATTCATGTGAGAATAATACAAGTATATCAACATTGCCAAAACTTCATAACATTAACTTTTCATACATGGATACAGTTGATATTACTAGTATTGAGTgtgttcaacattttttatccTATTTTGATAGTTTGAAAATAACAAAGGATGATTGTAGTAAAATTGAAGTAGCTACAAGAGAGCAACACAAAAACCCTTTATGGAAACAGGTACGCAGAGGGCGTCTAACGGCTTCAAAGTTTGGCAATATTGTCAGGAGAAAGGTTGACACTGAACCTGACAACCTCATAAAGTATCTTTTAGATTACACACCAAGTTTCACAAATGCAGCAATCAGCTGGGGCAAAGATCATGAGCAAATAGCTATTGATAGCTACCTCATTCGTGTAAGGGAGAGTCATCCACCACTCACAGCTACAAAAAATGGTGTCATTATAAATGAGAATTTGCCACATTTGGGTGCTACTCCTGATGGATTAGTCTATTGTCCACATTGTAATCCATATCATGGTGTGATTGAGGTTAAATGTCCTTATGCCCTAAGAGACATGCATCCGTTGGAAGCGGCAAGGCAGAGCAATTTTTGTTGTGAACTGGATAATTTTGGGCGTTTAAGACTTAAACGTAGTCATTCTTATTATTATCAAGTTCAGGGACAATTAGCTATAACTAAACGTGCATGGTGTCACTTTGTTGTTTGGACCAATAAAGGAATGGAGTTTGAAAGAATATGCTATGACAAAGAACTTTGGGAAAACATCATGTTACctaagttaaatgcatttttctGTAGTGCCATTGTACCAGAACTATTTACAAGCCGTGTAAAACGAAGGCTGAAATTGTACAATTAA
- the LOC143058384 gene encoding uncharacterized protein LOC143058384, which yields MGKLYCCATNCHNYSGKSVNDNTVTLHRFPVNRRHKSIWQCRVSRKQWKPTSCSRLCSEHFITKRGPTKDHPLPSIFDHKIFKTTNFDSSFKEFEENNDCTSTEDETDRDIICDGNEEANNGIADDPSKHFFTVDSPSTINTSVRLNDYCGYIDPSHISSKFNQETQCGKTCTGTLNDFSSQTDTLTTEKENQPYTVYPITDAEVNATLPFLTIDDISSEEVTFYTGLPNKPTFYLLYEHIMSNIKIVEPETGGRPQKLRGVDELFMVLMRLRLGLLTQDLARRFNISVSTCSKIFNKWIDLMYEHLHFLVAWPDRETVKCNMPDSFKRRYPNCRVIIDCTEIFTETPQSLSNKGRMYSDYKSHMTWKVLIGISPNGVITHVSDLWSGSISDKQITKSSGLINKCDPGDAIMGDKGFLISDMCTPKGIYLIVPPTKKNGKLTKHEVEKTRRIANLRIHVERAMERIKNFRIIQGVMPISMSEKVSKIVFIVCALCNLLPPLIQQ from the exons ACAAGTTGTTCAAGGCTTTGTTCAGAGCATTTCATAACGAAGAGAGGTCCAACAAAAGATCACCCATTGCCTTCAATATTTGATCACAAGATATTTAAGACCACAAAC TTTGATTCATCTTTTAAAGAATTTGAGGAAAACAATGATTGTACTAGTACTGAAGATGAAACAGATCGTGATATCATTTGTGATGGAAATGAAGAGGCAAATAATGGCATAGCTGATGATCCAAGTAAACATTTTTTCACTGTTGACAGTCCTTCTACTATTAATACTTCTGTTAGATTGAACGATTACTGTGGTTATATTGATCCATCACATATCAGCTCTAAATTTAATCAGGAAACACAATGCGGAAAAACATGTACTGGAACGTTAAATGACTTTAGTTCACAGACTGATACTTTaacaacagaaaaagaaaaccaACCTTATACTGTATACCCTATCACAGATGCTGAAGTAAATGCCACACTACCATTTTTAACTATTGACGATATCAGTAGTGAGGAAGTTACATTTTATACAGGTTTACCTAATAAGCCgacattttatttattgtatgaacatattatgtcaaatataaaaattgttgagccAGAGACTGGAGGCAGACCTCAAAAACTTAGAGGTGTGGATGAATTATTTATGGTTCTAATGCGGTTGCGTCTGGGTTTACTTACTCAGGACTTGGCACGTCGTTTTAATATTTCTGTTTCTACTTGtagtaaaatatttaacaaatggaTTGATTTAATGTATGAACATTTACATTTTCTTGTTGCCTGGCCTGATAGAGAAACTGTCAAATGTAATATGCCTGACAGTTTTAAAAGGAGGTATCCAAATTGTCGTGTAATTATAGATTGTACTGAAATATTCACAGAAACGCCACAGTCATTATCTAATAAAGGAAGAATGTACTCTGACTACAAGTCACATATGACATGGAAAGTTTTAATAGGAATAAGCCCGAATGGTGTGATTACTCATGTGTCTGACCTTTGGTCAGGTAGTATATcagataaacaaataacaaaatccaGTGGTCTTATTAACAAGTGTGATCCAGGTGATGCAATAATGGGGGATAAAGGATTTCTTATATCTGATATGTGTACTCCGAAAGGAATTTATCTCATAGTACCACCAACcaaaaaaaatggtaaattgaCAAAACATGAAGTTGAAAAAACGAGGAGGATAGCTAATCTTAGAATACATGTTGAGCGTGCCATGGAAAGAATTAAAAACTTCCGTATAATACAAGGAGTAATGCCAATTTCCATGTCAGAAAAAGTTTCAAAgattgtatttattgtttgtGCTCTTTGCAATTTGCTACCACCTCTTATTCAACAATAA